In Campylobacterota bacterium, one DNA window encodes the following:
- a CDS encoding ATP-binding protein: MRKLPLGIQSFTKIIENDCIYIDKTKHIYELIQENNLFFARPRRFGKSLLCSTLKELFSGKRELFKDLWIEKNTDYQWPIHPVIHIDLSLVARSNAEILTASLMRYLDDIAELYEIDPLQHTTPGETLKKLVIRLFKKFGSKNRVVIIIDEYDKPILDNIENIELAKQMRNILKEFYEFVKGLDDFLRFVFITGVTRISKTSIFSGTNQLTNISMDPKFAHLVGYTKEEIDVYFKQHLQDVAHKKKMSPVSGVKELSQTLGLWYNGYRFWKDQQELTRDIEGKDLARVYAPFSILNFLFTADLSNYWFESGTPSFLIKNLEQNCFPVESFNNLTANMNELLTFDLTDIPLPTLLFQTGYVTIKKHIVDQNYELEIPNYEVRDSLFKSILAVITKHKTSTISSHLRNIRSTLENGKIEDFISNVKEFYTNIPYTIAIDKEKYYQSIFFLLLQVIKLKPAVETATNIGRIDLTVETEKNFYIFEFKLNGSAEEALNQILTMKYYEPYKNCGKKIKLIGINFSSKAKNITDYLFQDFN, encoded by the coding sequence GACAAAACAAAACATATTTACGAGCTGATCCAAGAAAATAACTTATTTTTTGCTCGTCCACGACGCTTTGGGAAGTCGCTTTTATGCTCTACCCTTAAAGAGCTATTTTCAGGAAAACGGGAACTTTTCAAAGACCTCTGGATCGAAAAAAACACAGATTATCAATGGCCCATCCACCCCGTAATACATATTGATTTATCACTCGTTGCTAGGAGTAATGCTGAGATTTTAACCGCCAGTCTCATGCGATATCTTGATGATATCGCCGAGCTATACGAAATAGATCCTCTTCAACACACTACCCCCGGTGAAACACTCAAAAAACTTGTCATTCGCCTTTTCAAGAAGTTTGGCTCTAAAAATAGAGTCGTTATTATCATTGATGAGTACGACAAGCCTATTTTGGACAATATCGAAAATATCGAGCTAGCAAAGCAAATGCGCAATATTCTAAAAGAGTTCTATGAATTTGTTAAAGGCTTGGATGACTTTCTCCGCTTTGTCTTCATTACCGGTGTAACTCGCATTTCAAAAACAAGCATTTTTTCAGGAACAAACCAGCTAACTAACATTTCTATGGATCCTAAATTTGCGCATCTTGTAGGCTACACGAAAGAAGAAATAGACGTCTATTTCAAACAACATTTGCAAGATGTTGCCCACAAAAAAAAGATGTCTCCGGTCAGCGGTGTTAAAGAACTTAGCCAAACACTTGGTCTTTGGTACAACGGATATAGATTCTGGAAGGATCAACAAGAACTTACTCGAGACATAGAAGGGAAAGACTTGGCCAGAGTTTACGCGCCATTTTCAATTCTAAATTTTTTATTCACCGCAGACCTAAGCAACTATTGGTTTGAGTCAGGTACACCATCATTTTTAATAAAAAACCTTGAGCAAAACTGTTTTCCCGTAGAATCATTTAATAATCTTACAGCAAACATGAACGAACTACTGACATTTGACCTTACTGACATTCCTCTGCCCACGCTACTTTTCCAAACTGGGTATGTGACAATAAAAAAACATATTGTGGATCAAAATTATGAGCTGGAAATTCCAAACTACGAAGTTCGTGATTCTTTGTTCAAAAGCATTTTGGCAGTTATAACTAAACACAAAACATCCACAATTAGTAGTCATTTAAGAAATATCAGATCAACACTAGAAAATGGCAAAATCGAAGACTTTATAAGCAACGTTAAAGAATTTTATACTAATATCCCTTACACAATTGCAATAGATAAAGAAAAATACTACCAATCAATCTTTTTCTTATTATTACAAGTTATAAAATTAAAACCAGCAGTAGAAACGGCAACAAACATTGGCCGCATAGATCTCACCGTGGAAACTGAAAAAAATTTTTACATTTTTGAATTTAAGCTCAATGGATCAGCTGAAGAAGCACTTAATCAGATCTTAACTATGAAATATTATGAGCCTTATAAAAACTGTGGCAAAAAAATAAAACTAATTGGTATAAACTTCTCTAGCAAAGCTAAAAACATCACTGACTATCTATTTCAAGATTTCAATTAA
- a CDS encoding CPBP family intramembrane metalloprotease, which yields MIRSSILKDQKFYFLWLASTLSAISVLPYVAATHGGIVITPKLLAGALTQAALLYGIIVFFGLKMSNKLSLKLIPSNNFLIPSVVSGLAVGSCIKLLDKFVFIHYSNVLNTQITDIAAWKGFLASFYGAINEEVLLRLFAVSLFTLLLQRFSKITKSGCIIISIIFCAVLFGAGHLPTLYRILKVPNTWDIIRVLTMNGLAGVIFGLLYWRYGLLASMISHFIADLLLHVF from the coding sequence ATGATTAGATCATCAATTCTCAAAGACCAAAAATTTTACTTTCTATGGCTAGCATCAACTTTAAGTGCCATTTCAGTCTTGCCCTACGTTGCTGCAACTCACGGTGGAATAGTTATCACTCCCAAATTACTTGCTGGTGCACTGACCCAAGCAGCTTTGCTCTATGGCATTATCGTGTTTTTTGGATTAAAAATGAGTAACAAACTAAGTCTTAAATTGATCCCTTCAAACAATTTTCTTATCCCTTCAGTTGTATCTGGCCTGGCCGTAGGCTCCTGTATAAAACTGCTGGATAAGTTTGTATTTATACACTACTCAAATGTACTGAATACACAAATTACTGATATAGCTGCCTGGAAAGGTTTTTTAGCATCGTTTTATGGGGCAATCAACGAAGAAGTCTTGCTTCGCCTATTTGCTGTTTCTTTATTTACACTTTTACTGCAAAGATTTTCAAAAATAACTAAATCAGGTTGTATTATAATCTCAATAATTTTTTGCGCAGTACTCTTTGGTGCTGGTCATTTACCTACACTTTATAGAATTCTGAAAGTCCCAAACACTTGGGATATTATAAGAGTACTGACAATGAACGGACTGGCTGGCGTTATATTCGGCCTATTGTATTGGCGATATGGTCTACTAGCGTCCATGATAAGCCATTTTATAGCAGACTTACTGCTCCATGTTTTTTAA
- a CDS encoding ClbS/DfsB family four-helix bundle protein has translation MPIKQSPTYPLSQKLSTLHGKLMSNLKNLPEPLIHKKTITDFIKNENISISDVLSYLIGWGNMLLSWYEQGLSGKDFVMPGQGFEKWDYAKIAQHFFKKYNQNTLVQQLVLLEQTTQEIVSLIEKESTSGNIDKLGIWKWCTLKSGKQWPLSKWITVNSIAPYTRAITKIRRVHKIKMSTTHVKSVPHPDGIKLGLPLEYQEMPEFFDAHNVTTDTDLKNSRIEKILKKHNVKTVLDLTCGTGSQVFFLAKRGYQVTGADFSPPLLDKAREKATKDKINVQFIDGDMRTLNVGLFDAVITIFNAIGHLTKSDFVKTIQNIHKNLHPGGLYLFDIFNLSAMTEKVVESLAMQTHKTVGNKHLQHIQHSKVDTANGLLTSQDSYTLSQGGKETKKFNNQFSLQIYTPKELRNILAEHGFQTIEQQDFDGSRFSEDSTLSILTIAKKI, from the coding sequence ATGCCAATAAAACAATCTCCAACATATCCGCTCTCACAAAAGTTGTCGACATTACACGGCAAACTCATGTCTAACCTTAAAAACTTACCGGAGCCCCTAATTCACAAAAAAACCATCACTGATTTTATAAAAAATGAGAATATCTCCATTAGTGACGTATTATCTTACTTAATTGGCTGGGGAAACATGTTACTTTCATGGTATGAACAAGGGCTTTCAGGCAAAGACTTCGTCATGCCTGGACAAGGATTTGAGAAATGGGATTATGCCAAAATAGCTCAACATTTTTTTAAAAAATATAATCAAAACACACTTGTACAACAGCTTGTATTGCTCGAACAAACTACTCAAGAGATTGTTTCATTAATTGAAAAAGAAAGTACCTCAGGAAACATTGACAAACTTGGAATATGGAAATGGTGCACACTAAAATCGGGCAAACAATGGCCCTTATCAAAGTGGATAACCGTCAATAGCATAGCTCCTTACACAAGAGCCATTACAAAAATACGAAGAGTGCATAAAATTAAGATGTCAACGACGCACGTAAAGTCTGTCCCTCATCCTGATGGTATCAAACTAGGGCTTCCTCTTGAATACCAGGAAATGCCTGAATTCTTTGACGCTCACAACGTAACAACTGATACTGACTTGAAAAATAGCCGCATAGAAAAAATACTAAAAAAACACAATGTTAAAACAGTTTTAGATCTTACTTGTGGTACCGGCTCTCAAGTCTTTTTTCTTGCGAAAAGGGGGTATCAAGTTACCGGAGCTGACTTCAGTCCACCCCTTTTAGATAAGGCACGAGAAAAAGCTACCAAAGACAAAATAAACGTCCAATTCATTGATGGTGACATGCGCACACTCAATGTCGGTCTTTTTGATGCTGTCATTACTATTTTCAATGCTATCGGCCACCTAACGAAAAGTGATTTTGTAAAAACAATACAAAATATCCACAAAAACTTACACCCTGGGGGACTTTACCTATTCGACATTTTTAATCTGTCAGCGATGACTGAAAAAGTTGTTGAAAGCCTTGCCATGCAAACGCATAAAACGGTTGGGAACAAACATCTTCAGCACATACAACATTCAAAAGTTGATACCGCCAATGGTTTACTTACATCGCAAGATAGCTACACCCTAAGCCAAGGTGGAAAAGAAACAAAAAAATTTAACAATCAGTTCTCCCTGCAAATTTACACCCCCAAAGAACTTCGAAATATACTGGCAGAACATGGATTTCAGACCATAGAGCAACAGGATTTTGATGGATCAAGATTTTCAGAAGATAGTACTTTAAGCATTCTTACCATCGCCAAGAAAATTTAA
- a CDS encoding AAA family ATPase produces the protein MSKIYFISGASGSGKTTIIPVLKRSLGDNWLVHDFDDIGVPQNADKKWRQESTEKWLQKLLPTEKNTCLLGQIVLGEILACPSAKKLDIINFCLLDVSDVERIKRLQKRNTYGADQNMLNWSSWLRMHSQYPQWEQHVIKQNSWEKLDFDHWDKLSNWKSKANIALLDTTDFNIEQTTNKITAWLRTL, from the coding sequence ATGAGTAAGATATATTTCATAAGCGGCGCAAGCGGCAGTGGCAAAACAACGATAATTCCAGTATTAAAACGATCCCTCGGCGACAATTGGCTCGTGCATGACTTTGATGATATTGGGGTACCACAAAATGCTGATAAAAAATGGCGCCAGGAATCAACTGAAAAATGGCTTCAAAAATTACTCCCTACAGAAAAAAACACCTGTCTACTGGGGCAGATAGTACTTGGAGAGATTCTTGCATGTCCCTCAGCAAAAAAGCTGGATATCATTAACTTTTGTTTACTTGACGTTTCGGACGTTGAACGCATTAAACGTTTACAAAAACGCAACACATACGGAGCAGACCAAAACATGCTCAATTGGTCATCATGGCTAAGAATGCACAGCCAATATCCACAGTGGGAACAGCATGTTATCAAACAAAACTCGTGGGAAAAGCTTGATTTTGACCACTGGGATAAGCTTTCTAATTGGAAAAGTAAAGCAAATATTGCTTTGCTTGATACAACAGATTTTAATATTGAACAAACCACAAATAAAATCACTGCATGGTTAAGGACACTATGA
- a CDS encoding methylated-DNA--[protein]-cysteine S-methyltransferase, whose translation MNTLLKKTIKYKTTIHTPLGDILAISDNNFLYLLQFTDSPRLEQQVKKLESAIELPLREGITNISTLIRDELSAYFAGKLEKFATPLCPSGTDFQKQAWHTISTVPYSKTISYTQQAQALNKSSACRAVANANGANPLVIVIPCHRIVSKNNSLGGYSAGLERKRWLLNHEQQNHLFNSKN comes from the coding sequence ATGAACACACTTTTGAAAAAAACAATTAAATATAAAACTACTATACACACGCCCCTAGGAGACATACTTGCCATCTCGGACAACAATTTTTTATATCTTTTGCAGTTTACTGACAGTCCAAGGCTTGAACAACAAGTTAAAAAGCTTGAATCGGCAATAGAGTTGCCCCTTAGAGAGGGAATAACAAACATCTCAACTTTAATCAGAGACGAACTAAGCGCATACTTTGCAGGTAAGCTCGAAAAATTTGCCACACCACTGTGCCCGTCTGGCACCGATTTTCAAAAGCAAGCGTGGCACACAATTTCAACAGTGCCATACTCGAAAACAATCAGCTATACACAGCAAGCTCAAGCACTCAATAAATCTTCTGCATGCAGAGCTGTTGCCAATGCCAATGGGGCTAATCCTCTTGTCATTGTCATCCCTTGCCACCGAATTGTTAGTAAAAACAATAGTCTAGGTGGATACAGCGCGGGACTTGAACGCAAACGTTGGCTTTTAAATCATGAGCAACAAAATCATTTATTCAACAGTAAAAACTAG
- a CDS encoding WD40 repeat domain-containing protein → MELWFKILRLYILCNAFLLLTPHATAKQENRESITFEKRHILKGHKDIVEAMKILRNGLLASVSADATIRIWDMDGACTRKLCNQTEILCIEELADGRIACGSNDGTVNLWDYLEKKCSMLHNLKTVGRYSNALVQLSNGTLAFGTRRSFGVWDIDKDVSLKKVEPETHNAWISSIIEIKATNHIATSSWDRTIKIWDIDAYIPSCLHTLEGHNDCINVIKQLNEHTLVSASDDKTIMTWDINSGKKTETLEGHDDRVYALLVVDNKIISGSRDKTVKIWDAESKHNLATIPCQDKVYSLAFSKDQNYLFIGLGCGDIEVFQLTEHTHE, encoded by the coding sequence ATGGAGTTGTGGTTTAAAATATTACGCTTATATATTCTGTGCAATGCGTTTCTTTTGTTAACACCACATGCGACAGCAAAACAAGAAAATCGCGAGAGCATTACTTTTGAAAAACGTCATATCCTCAAAGGGCACAAAGATATTGTTGAAGCTATGAAGATACTACGCAATGGCTTACTCGCTTCAGTATCCGCTGATGCCACCATAAGAATTTGGGATATGGATGGAGCATGCACTCGCAAACTATGCAACCAAACAGAGATACTATGCATCGAAGAACTGGCAGACGGACGAATTGCCTGTGGTTCAAATGACGGTACAGTAAACCTTTGGGACTACTTAGAAAAAAAATGCTCCATGCTTCACAATCTTAAAACCGTAGGTCGATACTCAAATGCTCTCGTCCAACTCAGCAATGGCACCCTCGCATTTGGAACAAGAAGATCATTTGGTGTTTGGGATATTGACAAAGATGTAAGTCTAAAAAAAGTTGAACCAGAAACACATAACGCATGGATAAGTTCCATTATAGAAATAAAAGCTACAAATCACATAGCGACCTCATCATGGGATAGAACCATCAAAATTTGGGACATAGACGCATATATCCCCTCCTGCCTACATACACTTGAGGGACACAATGATTGTATCAATGTAATCAAACAGCTCAACGAGCACACACTTGTGTCAGCATCTGACGATAAAACCATTATGACGTGGGATATAAATTCCGGCAAAAAAACTGAAACTCTTGAGGGTCATGATGATAGAGTATACGCCCTACTGGTTGTGGATAATAAGATTATCTCAGGCTCACGTGATAAAACCGTAAAAATTTGGGATGCTGAATCAAAACACAACTTAGCAACAATACCCTGCCAGGACAAAGTTTACTCCCTAGCCTTTTCAAAAGATCAAAATTATCTTTTTATTGGTTTGGGCTGTGGAGATATAGAAGTATTTCAACTAACCGAACACACACATGAGTAA
- a CDS encoding ribulose-phosphate 3-epimerase, translating to MEIYPSLISSDLLNIKTTLELLDPHVHGYHIDVMDDHFVPNLTWGPAFINAIRQATQLPLHIHYMVDNPEAWIGRHGLYQNDTALFHYESFSHDSDRKAFFSNIKTHSKHQIGIVINPETPIQNAFPYLQFVDNVLIMSVQPGFSGQSFMPEVMGKVSPLLEERKSQQHTFIVSMDGGINTTNIAQLAKNGVEQVGMANALFGQDDPVKACNELYRLTQ from the coding sequence ATGGAAATTTACCCATCGCTGATATCTTCAGATCTGTTAAACATCAAGACAACTCTAGAGTTGCTTGATCCGCACGTACATGGCTATCACATTGATGTCATGGATGACCACTTCGTTCCCAATCTAACCTGGGGACCAGCATTTATCAACGCAATTCGTCAAGCAACACAGCTCCCGCTACACATCCACTACATGGTCGATAACCCGGAAGCGTGGATCGGGCGCCATGGGCTTTATCAAAATGATACAGCGCTTTTTCACTACGAATCGTTTTCTCATGATTCTGACCGAAAAGCATTTTTTTCAAACATTAAAACACACAGCAAGCATCAAATCGGCATCGTCATCAATCCAGAGACCCCTATTCAAAACGCTTTTCCATATCTACAATTTGTTGACAATGTCTTAATCATGTCGGTTCAGCCGGGTTTTTCAGGGCAATCATTCATGCCGGAAGTAATGGGTAAAGTGTCGCCTTTACTTGAAGAGCGCAAATCACAACAACATACGTTTATTGTCTCAATGGATGGCGGTATTAATACAACCAATATCGCACAATTAGCCAAAAATGGTGTAGAACAGGTCGGCATGGCCAATGCACTATTTGGGCAAGACGATCCAGTTAAAGCCTGTAATGAGCTTTACCGCTTAACACAGTAA
- a CDS encoding ATP-grasp domain-containing protein, whose protein sequence is MKSKNKKQKFRVGVLMGGKSIEREVSFNSGRTICDHLDTQRYEIIPIFQTVEGTLYLLPWHFLHRGKICDFAHRLEDEATKITWDSLADLIDFAYLAMHGRFAEDGTLQGMLEVLGIPYLGAKVRGSAVGIEKGLQKNFLHINGIKTPHSVELSVHEAETITPDKLIQRLADNNLSLPCVVKPVHEGSSLGVTVVHREQQLLPALTHACAIDPTKKQNVIIEEYISGKEFVCIVLQKKDSNDWFALPITHVIAETNTHLFDYDQKYMPGRATKITPAPFSPAEHENITKTCIRVAQSLEYHTTARIDGFLTNNGDVVIIDPNILTGMAPSSFIFNQAAEHGMSHTDLINYFIERELCYYGKSIPNNPELTKKDNDMIGANKEKIRVGVLLGGDSHEREISLESGRNVCYKLSPHKYDVTPIFVDETMKLYKLNQKLLVKNSTREIAGLVTPDIEIKWAQLPDNFDFIFLGLHGGRGENGAVQGTLEMLGLPYNGPGIFASALCIDKYKTNAFLRSKGFDVPSSQIITKDTWQEKNNDQKLDFLTNTILKDLTFPLIVKPHDDGCSVMVDKATNQAELLTQIDKHFTTEKTTVMLEEFIQGLELTCGVIGNDNITILPASQAIANKGILSIEEKFLPGQGENQTPAPLPTSARKLLEKTLASAYKTVNCSGYARIDCFYQDAHQSPTGKERIVLLEFNTLPGLTPATCLFHQAAEIGLKPMELIDTIVSLGFEQHKKAAVTKMKAQKQGLEQETIHST, encoded by the coding sequence ATGAAATCAAAAAATAAAAAACAAAAATTTCGTGTCGGCGTTTTGATGGGTGGTAAGTCCATTGAGCGAGAAGTATCCTTCAATTCAGGACGTACAATTTGCGATCACCTTGACACTCAGCGATACGAAATAATACCGATTTTTCAAACCGTAGAGGGGACACTTTACCTTTTACCGTGGCACTTTTTACATCGAGGTAAAATTTGTGATTTTGCCCACCGCCTTGAAGACGAAGCAACCAAGATCACCTGGGATAGTCTTGCAGACCTTATTGATTTTGCTTACCTTGCAATGCATGGGCGCTTTGCAGAAGACGGTACACTGCAAGGAATGCTAGAAGTACTTGGTATCCCCTACCTTGGAGCAAAGGTCCGAGGTAGTGCTGTAGGTATAGAAAAGGGCCTACAAAAAAATTTCCTACACATAAACGGCATAAAAACTCCGCATAGCGTAGAACTTTCTGTTCATGAAGCTGAAACTATTACTCCAGATAAACTCATACAAAGGCTTGCTGACAACAATCTCAGCTTGCCCTGCGTTGTAAAACCCGTACATGAGGGTTCAAGCCTTGGCGTTACGGTTGTACATCGAGAACAACAACTTTTGCCTGCACTCACCCATGCATGTGCCATTGACCCTACAAAAAAACAGAATGTAATTATCGAAGAATACATCTCAGGCAAAGAGTTTGTATGTATCGTGCTGCAAAAAAAAGATAGCAACGATTGGTTTGCCCTGCCGATTACCCATGTGATCGCAGAAACCAATACTCACCTGTTTGACTACGATCAAAAATACATGCCAGGTCGAGCAACCAAAATAACCCCAGCCCCCTTCTCGCCAGCAGAGCATGAAAACATAACTAAAACGTGCATTCGCGTCGCTCAATCACTTGAGTACCACACAACTGCACGCATCGATGGTTTTTTAACCAACAACGGGGACGTGGTGATTATCGATCCCAACATCCTAACTGGTATGGCACCATCAAGCTTTATTTTTAATCAAGCAGCTGAACATGGGATGAGTCACACTGATTTAATCAATTACTTTATCGAACGTGAGCTTTGTTATTACGGTAAGAGTATCCCCAATAACCCAGAACTGACCAAGAAAGACAATGATATGATCGGTGCAAACAAGGAAAAAATACGAGTTGGCGTTCTATTGGGAGGCGACTCTCACGAGCGCGAAATATCGCTTGAATCTGGTAGAAATGTTTGCTACAAGCTTTCTCCACACAAATATGACGTCACACCAATCTTTGTCGATGAGACCATGAAGCTTTACAAACTTAACCAAAAACTTTTGGTCAAAAACTCAACACGTGAAATTGCAGGCCTTGTCACCCCTGATATTGAGATCAAATGGGCACAACTACCAGACAATTTTGATTTTATTTTTCTCGGGCTCCATGGCGGACGTGGAGAAAACGGCGCCGTACAAGGAACCTTAGAAATGCTTGGGCTGCCATACAACGGCCCAGGTATCTTTGCCAGCGCATTATGCATAGACAAATATAAAACAAACGCATTTCTGCGATCAAAAGGCTTTGATGTACCATCTTCACAGATAATCACCAAAGATACGTGGCAAGAAAAAAATAACGATCAAAAGCTTGATTTTCTCACTAACACTATACTCAAAGACCTGACATTTCCCCTCATTGTCAAACCTCACGATGATGGTTGCAGTGTTATGGTTGACAAAGCAACGAATCAAGCAGAGCTACTTACACAAATTGATAAGCACTTTACCACTGAAAAAACAACCGTCATGCTTGAAGAGTTCATTCAAGGTCTCGAGTTAACATGCGGGGTTATTGGCAATGACAACATTACCATACTACCAGCATCACAAGCCATTGCCAACAAAGGCATTCTGTCCATTGAGGAAAAATTTTTACCCGGCCAAGGCGAAAACCAAACGCCAGCACCGCTGCCTACATCGGCCCGCAAACTACTTGAAAAAACACTCGCATCTGCTTACAAAACAGTCAATTGCTCAGGCTATGCCCGTATCGACTGTTTTTACCAAGACGCACACCAAAGTCCTACCGGCAAAGAGCGTATTGTTTTGCTCGAGTTCAACACACTCCCAGGCTTGACGCCTGCAACATGTTTATTTCATCAAGCTGCAGAAATTGGCTTGAAGCCAATGGAGTTAATTGATACAATCGTCTCCCTTGGTTTTGAGCAACATAAAAAAGCGGCTGTAACAAAAATGAAGGCGCAAAAGCAAGGACTTGAACAAGAAACTATTCATAGCACATAA